The following are encoded in a window of Leptospira sp. WS60.C2 genomic DNA:
- the recD gene encoding exodeoxyribonuclease V subunit alpha, with protein sequence MKVIDEKIQSFVNSLYNLFPDWDSSLKDTIANLLVQSQSGDLYIPIKDENTIDKLKTYFPFVIENAGTESRLYLQKSHSEKIKFESLLKAFLTHKANQKKNTTISPDQITKIVSSLEREANITLAKEQRDTIRDVITSNFRVISGGPGTGKTTVVSFLLMALYRLELLTNVERIALVAPTGRASQRLTESIQRNLERFTENPSESSSFRGQTIHNLLKINPTTNQAKFGEKRTLPYDLIIMDETSMVDLKLMNLFFSAIHFDTHIILLGDPNQLPSVGQGEVLTDLITTLKNKKEFLSELTSNHRFSDTSEFSVFAEVVKQSFGVNSKPKPFPKPNIITKSELQSEKDFVWIQGDKKTKSPNGNHLEILDWNLESLVPFLWDTLYLQTANATSKLHWEPNSLKDPTNKSIFESIVNEYRCLTILRNGYFGIEAIQNQILSHAKKQISNPKNQTNLSYRQLSKSFYFEGMPIIIQSNDQMRKLFNGDIGLVVSINSELRAVFPIEDRLYSFALDTLPDHEPAFFLTIHKSQGSEYKSIYLYLPPKTALDVDTENNLSILNRRILYTAITRAKEKVILLGDFQTWEFGLQSFRKRHTGIQIS encoded by the coding sequence ATGAAAGTAATCGATGAAAAAATCCAATCCTTTGTGAATTCTTTATACAATCTTTTCCCCGATTGGGACTCGTCACTCAAGGATACAATTGCAAATTTACTTGTACAATCCCAAAGCGGAGATTTGTACATTCCTATTAAGGATGAGAACACAATCGACAAACTGAAAACCTACTTCCCGTTTGTGATCGAGAATGCAGGAACAGAATCTAGGTTGTATCTGCAAAAAAGCCATTCCGAAAAAATCAAATTCGAATCCTTACTTAAGGCATTCTTAACCCATAAAGCAAACCAAAAAAAGAATACAACGATCTCTCCTGACCAAATCACAAAGATTGTGAGCAGTTTAGAAAGAGAAGCAAACATCACACTTGCAAAAGAACAAAGGGATACGATCAGAGACGTGATTACTTCGAACTTCCGAGTGATCTCTGGTGGCCCAGGAACGGGAAAAACAACGGTTGTTTCCTTTCTCTTAATGGCATTATACCGATTGGAATTACTCACCAATGTGGAACGGATTGCACTTGTGGCACCAACCGGAAGAGCATCACAAAGATTAACAGAATCCATCCAAAGGAATTTAGAAAGATTTACAGAAAATCCTTCAGAGTCTTCTAGTTTCCGCGGACAAACCATTCACAATTTATTAAAAATCAATCCAACAACAAACCAAGCCAAATTTGGTGAAAAGCGGACGTTACCTTATGACTTAATCATCATGGATGAAACATCCATGGTAGATTTAAAATTGATGAATTTATTTTTTTCAGCGATCCATTTTGATACGCATATCATTTTGCTAGGGGATCCAAACCAACTGCCTTCGGTGGGCCAAGGTGAGGTGTTAACCGATCTCATCACGACGTTAAAAAATAAAAAAGAATTTTTATCAGAACTTACCAGTAATCATCGTTTCTCGGACACTTCCGAATTCAGTGTTTTTGCTGAAGTCGTCAAACAATCCTTCGGTGTAAATAGCAAACCAAAACCATTCCCAAAACCAAACATCATCACTAAATCAGAACTCCAATCAGAAAAGGATTTTGTTTGGATCCAAGGTGATAAAAAAACAAAGTCACCTAATGGGAATCATCTTGAGATTCTCGATTGGAACTTAGAAAGTTTGGTTCCATTTTTATGGGATACATTGTATCTGCAAACAGCCAATGCGACATCCAAACTCCATTGGGAACCAAACTCGCTGAAAGACCCAACTAACAAATCGATATTTGAGTCCATCGTAAATGAATACAGATGTCTTACGATCCTACGAAATGGATACTTTGGAATCGAAGCCATCCAAAACCAAATTTTAAGCCATGCCAAAAAACAAATATCAAATCCTAAAAACCAAACGAATCTTAGTTACCGACAATTATCCAAGTCCTTTTACTTTGAAGGGATGCCCATCATCATCCAATCAAATGACCAAATGAGAAAATTATTCAATGGAGACATTGGCCTCGTGGTTTCTATCAATTCTGAGTTAAGGGCAGTCTTCCCCATTGAAGATCGTTTGTATTCCTTTGCTTTAGATACACTACCTGACCACGAACCCGCTTTTTTTCTCACGATTCACAAAAGCCAAGGTTCTGAATACAAATCAATTTACCTTTACCTTCCTCCCAAAACAGCATTGGATGTAGATACAGAAAACAATCTTTCCATTCTCAACCGAAGGATCTTATACACAGCGATCACTCGTGCGAAAGAAAAAGTAATCCTACTTGGAGATTTCCAAACATGGGAATTTGGATTACAATCATTCCGCAAGAGGCATACAGGAATTCAGATTTCGTAA
- a CDS encoding HmuY family protein, translating into MLLLNQIETRFTAFFISILLVISSFNCSTKPKTEDNSAVLLFLLSGENPSTLPCTNVPANAVNTMGAFTTEVNASSACAWVYVSLKSNGILSDVTRQWDVAFKRYNVATNSGTSGSGSGGACDSGQTNFSNSFNGSECSALVDVRLSSSGGGPVSASSESISPVMAAPLDLSPMPSGYGAWYTYSNGILTAKSKVYIITGSDGSKYALQFLDYYNSAGTSGYPKFQWKKL; encoded by the coding sequence ATGTTATTATTGAATCAAATTGAAACACGTTTTACAGCTTTTTTTATTTCCATCTTACTAGTCATAAGCTCGTTTAATTGTTCTACCAAACCGAAAACTGAAGATAATTCTGCGGTTTTATTATTTCTGCTCTCTGGTGAAAATCCAAGTACCCTTCCTTGCACAAATGTACCAGCAAATGCTGTTAATACAATGGGTGCTTTTACAACGGAAGTGAATGCTTCATCAGCATGTGCTTGGGTGTATGTAAGCCTAAAGTCTAATGGAATTTTATCAGATGTGACTCGCCAATGGGATGTTGCATTCAAACGATATAACGTGGCGACAAATAGTGGGACGAGTGGGTCCGGTAGTGGTGGAGCTTGCGATTCTGGACAAACTAATTTCTCAAATAGTTTTAATGGTTCTGAGTGTTCTGCGTTAGTGGATGTTCGGTTATCGAGCTCTGGTGGAGGTCCCGTCTCTGCTTCCTCTGAAAGTATAAGTCCAGTTATGGCTGCACCGTTAGATTTGTCTCCAATGCCATCGGGTTATGGAGCATGGTACACTTATTCCAATGGAATTTTGACAGCAAAATCAAAGGTATATATCATTACGGGAAGTGATGGAAGTAAGTATGCATTACAGTTTTTAGATTATTATAATTCTGCCGGAACTTCTGGTTATCCAAAATTCCAATGGAAAAAATTGTAA
- a CDS encoding TonB-dependent receptor plug domain-containing protein, translating to MNKTFQESKFQCKRLYLLSILFLCFTQLYPQSLEELKEIKEAKDSKSEQSEKQKHGHSGTQPNHDDSNKTNMITVTGTRRRGLLKDATISTEVISRKDIDDMGARDLSQTLGNVPGIEVRPAQSGERGQTVRLQGLSAQNVLILVDGQRTTGRFSGSIDLTRFKAEDIERIEIVKGASSAIYGSDAIAGVINIITKEAKDPLYAEFRSLGGSGSKTYFGPYMEFRNYATVGAKADKLSTLFTVGWHKGEGYDLTPDATPGPRNGRYASLAPGYNPYPVGMPIINQYLLTTRFSGYSPPLESTSGSAFHDMNLSNKTVYQATDQLTLTGQFYYRHLDQSAVDASPPRTVYDRRNKTHDFMGAFNVDWIASQKINLNLNANYSRFQDLFTTDQRKADDLDSQQRTDNSVTEFRTRIDYKVSENHITSIGAENLQDQISSARIAPDCRRTYPNLCFEDFNPLLTKGQTINGNAYRFRNAFYLQDEWRISDKPRIQIVPGVRYDHDSIYGGEWLPKLAIRYDVTDQFRIRAANGLGYRAPSFQDLYFNFLNPGVGYRVVGNSDLKPELSRSYNFGWEWDITKRIWYSSNLFYNNVDNLIGFRTNPIRDSSGLMVFQTSNYQKAMTQGIETSVNVRVSDIVTTSVGYTYTDSRDELTKLPLEGRGLHRWNFSVRVDEKSSGISLSVFAVVFGKQPYYCIKNPFWCNPDLPSNFDSLETALNQESQNSIQNLLGTLPTVLSDYCAEKNLSYCTTSPTYGYRMVNPYTNLNLRLSQRFFGHFQWFVGVDNALDAWDLQYNPQRPKFYYFGLDGKFAFSEVKLKNGDS from the coding sequence ATGAACAAAACTTTTCAAGAAAGTAAGTTCCAATGCAAAAGATTATATCTGTTATCAATTTTATTTCTTTGTTTCACTCAGTTGTATCCGCAATCATTGGAAGAACTCAAAGAAATAAAAGAAGCAAAAGATTCCAAATCTGAACAAAGCGAAAAACAAAAGCATGGTCATTCGGGTACTCAGCCAAATCATGATGATTCAAATAAAACAAACATGATTACTGTGACTGGCACAAGGAGGAGAGGTTTATTAAAGGATGCCACGATTTCAACAGAGGTGATTTCAAGAAAGGATATTGATGATATGGGAGCAAGAGACTTATCCCAAACATTAGGCAATGTTCCAGGAATAGAAGTTCGTCCTGCACAATCAGGCGAACGGGGACAGACGGTACGATTACAAGGTTTATCTGCACAGAATGTACTAATTCTTGTGGATGGGCAAAGGACAACGGGACGTTTTAGTGGATCAATTGACCTGACTCGATTTAAAGCAGAAGATATTGAGCGGATCGAGATTGTGAAGGGTGCCTCCTCTGCCATTTATGGTTCGGATGCAATTGCAGGTGTTATCAATATCATCACGAAAGAAGCAAAAGATCCCCTTTATGCTGAATTTAGATCTTTAGGTGGGTCGGGTAGCAAAACGTATTTTGGTCCCTACATGGAATTTCGGAATTATGCGACCGTCGGGGCTAAGGCGGACAAACTCTCTACATTGTTTACCGTAGGATGGCATAAAGGAGAAGGTTATGATTTGACACCAGATGCAACGCCTGGACCAAGGAATGGACGTTATGCGTCACTTGCTCCCGGATATAATCCATACCCAGTCGGAATGCCCATTATCAATCAGTATCTATTGACAACACGTTTTTCTGGATACTCGCCACCTCTGGAATCAACTTCTGGGAGTGCCTTTCATGATATGAATTTATCCAATAAAACTGTTTATCAAGCGACGGATCAATTGACTTTGACTGGACAATTTTATTACAGGCATCTAGATCAATCCGCAGTCGATGCAAGCCCACCAAGAACAGTTTATGACAGGAGAAATAAAACACATGATTTTATGGGTGCATTCAATGTTGATTGGATTGCTTCACAAAAAATCAATTTAAATTTGAATGCAAACTATTCTAGATTCCAAGATTTGTTTACGACGGACCAAAGAAAAGCAGATGATTTGGATTCACAGCAGAGAACTGACAATTCAGTTACAGAGTTTAGAACGAGAATTGATTATAAAGTTTCGGAGAACCACATAACGTCTATCGGAGCGGAGAATTTGCAAGATCAGATTTCTTCTGCAAGAATTGCACCTGATTGTAGACGGACATACCCGAATCTTTGTTTTGAAGATTTTAATCCATTGTTAACAAAAGGGCAAACCATTAATGGAAATGCGTATCGATTTCGAAATGCATTTTATCTACAAGATGAATGGAGGATTTCAGATAAACCTAGAATCCAAATTGTTCCTGGGGTTCGATATGATCATGATTCGATCTATGGGGGAGAATGGTTACCGAAACTTGCCATACGATACGATGTAACCGACCAGTTTCGAATTCGAGCCGCGAATGGTTTGGGATACAGAGCACCTAGTTTTCAAGACCTTTACTTTAATTTTCTAAATCCTGGTGTTGGGTATCGTGTGGTAGGGAATTCAGATTTGAAACCAGAACTTTCTAGAAGTTACAATTTTGGTTGGGAGTGGGATATCACCAAACGAATTTGGTACAGTTCCAATCTATTTTATAATAATGTAGACAATCTCATTGGATTTAGGACGAATCCTATCAGAGATTCCTCTGGACTAATGGTGTTTCAAACATCCAATTATCAGAAAGCAATGACGCAAGGGATTGAAACTTCCGTCAATGTAAGAGTCTCTGATATTGTTACAACAAGTGTTGGGTATACTTATACGGATAGTCGCGACGAATTGACAAAGTTACCTCTGGAGGGTAGGGGTCTGCATCGTTGGAATTTTAGCGTAAGGGTTGATGAAAAATCTAGTGGGATTTCCTTATCGGTTTTTGCCGTTGTATTTGGCAAACAACCATATTACTGCATTAAAAATCCGTTTTGGTGTAATCCTGATTTACCATCTAACTTTGATTCTTTGGAAACTGCCTTAAACCAAGAGTCGCAAAACTCAATTCAAAATCTTTTGGGAACATTGCCTACGGTTCTTTCTGATTACTGCGCGGAGAAGAATCTTTCCTATTGCACCACAAGTCCAACGTATGGATACCGTATGGTGAATCCCTATACGAATTTGAATCTTAGATTGTCGCAAAGGTTTTTTGGGCATTTCCAATGGTTCGTTGGAGTTGATAATGCATTAGATGCTTGGGATTTACAATACAATCCGCAACGACCAAAATTCTATTACTTTGGTTTGGATGGGAAATTTGCTTTTAGTGAAGTGAAATTAAAGAATGGAGATTCTTGA